The Paenibacillus sp. RC334 nucleotide sequence GGGCTGGAGCAGCGATACAGTAGTGCTCACGCTCGCTGCCGGGCTCGTGTTTATTGTAATGTTTGTCGTACGCGAGCTGAATATAAGACAGCCCATGCTGGAGTTCCGTGTGTTTAAGTATGATATTTTTACGGTATCCACGCTGGTCGGCGCTACCGTCAATATGACGATGTTCGGCGGAATGCTGCTGCTGCCGATTTATCTGCAAAATATACGCAGCTTTACACCGCTGCAATCCGGTTTGCTGTTATTGCCCGGCGCACTGCTGATGGGTGTCATGTCACCGATATCGGGAGCGATTTTCGACCGCATTGGTGCTAGGCCACTGGCAATTATCGGGTTGATCATTACGGCAGTCACGACATGGGAATTCAGTCTGCTGACGGATGCCACGACCTATGGACACATTATGATCATCTATACGATTCGCAGCTTCGGGATGTCATTGTTAATGATGTCCGTACAGACAGAAGGGCTGAATCAGCTTCCTCCCCATCTGGGCAGCCACGGTACAGCCATGTCCAATACAGTAAGGCAAATTGCCGGGTCCATCGGCACCGCATGGCTCATTACGGTGATGAGCAGCCGGGCTACCATTCATTTGGCGGATTATGCGAATGTGGCTACCACCGCCAATGTTCCTTTAACCGAAGGCGTAGCTGAGCTGGGGCAGACCCTCGCGCAAACGGCTGGAGTTTCGACGGAAACTGGCTCGGCGCTTGCGTTACAGCAGGTATATCGAAGTGCCGTCACAGAATCGACGATCCACGGCATTAACGATGCATTTATCATTGCTACCGGAATCGCGCTGGCGGGACTGCTGTTCTCCCTGTTCTTGCGGCGGTCTATACCTCGACGGAGATAAACCTGCAACACGATAGGTGTTCGGTGAAAATAAAGTATTAGACTGGAGTCGTTGATTTAACGCGATTTTAAAATTAAAAAATCGTCAGCTTTTGAAAAATAAGTTTTAGACTGATCCATTAAACGAAGCAGCGGCGGACCAAGACTTGATAAATAAAGTCTTAGACTGCCGCTTTTATCATTCAACTAGCGTCTCCCGTTAGCTCAAGGGTCAACCCATTTCAGTATATGATGTGCAAAGTATTGTCCAACCTTGGTAGTTCCAGTCTTATCCGTTACAGGGCTCACTAAGAATGTAATGTCTTTAAAGTCAATCTTATAATTCAGTAAGGCTTTTAGAAATGCAGATCCGTACTGTCGTAACCATCTCGATCTTCTTTCCCGATGTAGCCTTACGGTTATACGCATGCTACTCTATAATCACTCAACAGCTTAAACCATTTAACTAAAGGGAGGATGGTTATGATTGATCTGAACAGCAGCGTTAATCTGTTACATGCGTTCAAAGATAATCAGAAGATGCTAAACGCTATTGGTGACGAAACCAGGCAAGCGATTATTATAACTTTAATGCAGAGTGCGGGAACGCCCGGTATGAGGGTTGGGGAAATTACAGAACGAACCAACTTATCCCGTCCAGCAGTTTTGCATCACCTGACTGAGAAATTTGTACCATCTAAAGAGTTACCAGCGAATATCGCATTATTGAGAATACAATTAGTAAAAATGCATGTCTTCAAATTCGAATTAATAAATCTCGTGGCTTCAAATTTAGAGCCTGAAAAGTCAATGGAGAATAGACACTCCTCAAAAGTAAGACCTGACTGATTTTTGACGTGTTCACAGAGACGCAGCGGCACATTTAGACTAAAAAATATAGTCTTAAGTTGCCGCTGTAATATTTTAACTAACGTTCTCCGTTAGCGTAAGTACATTACATTAATTCACCGTCTTAATCTCCAGGCCGTGACATTTAAAGTTATAGTTGGGGTTTTTCATAACCTCTTCTTTCTGAAGTCCATACATGGCTATTTTATAGTTTATTTCTTCTAAGTGTTTAAAACTTTCGTCAATTTTCTTCTGCACTTCCAATTTATGCTGCATCAACATTTCTTCTCTTTGTAAATAGGTAATATTTCCCAATTCATAAAGTTCCTTGTAATCCTTTATTTTTGAAAGAGGCATGCCTGTCTCTTTGAGGCAACGAATAAAAGAAATCCAATCTATTTGTTGTTCGCTATAAACTCTACGGCCTTTTTCGTCACGAGATATATTTGGTAATATCCCTTGCTCTTCATAAAATCGAAGCGTCTTTGCAGATACATTTAAATTCTCCACTACATATGTCATTGAATACAACATCTACTTGTCCCCCTCCTTTAGTTACAGTTACTGTAACTAAATATATATCATAAAGAGAATGACAACGCAAAAAATCTATATTTAACCATATAAAAATAAATACTTGACTTGCCGTAACGGAAACCAATTAAACTGAAATAGAAAAGAAAATATGAGAGCGAGGTTAATGAAATGAATCAGAAATACAGTAGGTTATTTGAATCCTTCACATTCAGAAATGGAATAACAATTAAGAATAGTATCGTTATGGCACCTATGACAACCTGGTCAAGTAACGACGATCTTACCATTTCGGATGACGAAGTAAAGTATTACAAACAAAGAGTGAATGGAGTAGGACTCGTCATTACAGGGTGTACTCATGTTACACCTAATGGGCAGGGTTTTACGAATGAATTCGCTGGGTACAATGATGAATTTACTCCAAGTCTACGAAAATTAGCTGAGGCAGCGAAAAGTGGAGGCGCCCCTGCGATCCTACAGATTTTCCATGCTGGCAATAAAGCCGTGCCTGGATTGGATGCAGTTAGTGCGAGTGCATTGCAACCCGAAGTTACTAATTTAGGTTCAACTTCAGAAACAAGAGAACTATCACATGAGGAGATCTTGTCGATTATACGTGCTTTTGGAGACACAACGAGAAGAGCGATTGAAGCCGGATTTGATGGCGTCGAAATTCATGGGGCTCATGGATTTTTAATTCAGAATTTCTGGTCGCCAGCGACAAATCAACGGACGGACCAATGGGGAGGATCACTTGAAAATCGCTTGCGTTTTCCATTGGCAATTATTGAAGAAATCAAAATTGTCATTGAAAAACATGCTACAAAACCATTCATTTTAGGATTCCGATTTTCCCCTGAAGAATCCTCCAAAGTGGACGGATTACGTATGAAAGACACGTATGAATTAATTGATATCCTTGTTGAACAGGATTTAGATTATATACATGCTTCATTAGACAATGTGTCTTCAAAGCCAGTAGATAGTCAAGATGAAAAAACACGGCTTGAATTAATTCTTGAAAGAGCAAACGGTAAGGTACCTGTGATGGCTGCTGGTTCCATAATAACACCGGATGATGCTCTTAAAGCTATGGAATTAGGTTTGCCGCTAGTCGCCATTGGGCATGCGTTAATTATGGATCCTAATTGGGTTGAAAAGGTCGCAAATGGACGTGAAGCCGAGGTAGATTCTGAATTGAACGTTTCGAAACTCAACCAGCTTAATATTCCAGAGAAACTTTGGAATGTATTTCAAGAAATGCCAGGTTGGTTTAATATTAGTAAATAAAGAGTAGTCCTAAAGGCTACTCAGATTGACGAGAAACCCAAGTCTTTTATGAGACTTCGGGTTTCTTTTGCTGATTCTAAGGTGCTCCGTCCATCCGTAGTTCGATAGGGCAATTCTTGCTGTTGCGGACACACATACCGCGTATGTTTCGATCTTGAAGGCCTTTGCAAATAGAGGGCGTTAAATAACCTGAATCTAAGGCTACCGCTCCAGAATATTGTTGCGTTAAACTGCCCGTTAGCGTAACGATCGATCCTCGATTAATGCTTTTTTTCTCAGTTTGGAAAATAAAAGGATCTACATATTAGTTATGCATAATATGTAGATCCTTTTATTTTAATAAGTTTTTTTCAACCAAGGTCTTGATAATTTTCAGTCTAATACTTTATTTTCCTTTCACGATAGGCTGGCACGCAAAAAAGGAGCATTCATCCCCTGTCCTTTAAGGGATGTGAATGCTCCTTCTCGTTTATCATCTTAGGATCATGATCTTATTTGCTTTATGACCGCAGCAAGCGCAAGCCGTTCAAAATGACAAGCAACGTGCTGCCCTCATGCCCGATAACGCCAAATGGCAAAGCTATATCTTGCACAAAGTTGCTAATGATGAGCAGTAAAATGACACTTACGGCGAAGATCATATTCTGCTTGACCACCCGTTGTGCCTTGCGTGCCAGTGCTACCGTCGGGGCAATCTCTTCGATGCCATCGTTCATCAGCACCACATCCGCGACCTCCAGTGCGGCTCCACTACCATGCATACCCATGCCCAGTCCGACCGTTGCGGCAGCCAGTGCCGGAGCATCGTTCACACCGTCGCCGACCATGACGACATGCCCGTACTGCTCCCGAAGCATGCGAATATGATTGACTTTGTCCTCCGGCATCAGACCAGCGTATACCGCATCGACTCCGGCCTGCGCCGCGATCACGGCGGCGGTTTCCGGGCGATCTCCGGTCAGCATAACGACCTGAATTCCCTGCGCTTGCAGGCGTCTCACCGCCTCCTGCGCCTGTGGCCGCAGCTCGTCGCGCAGTGCCAGCATCCCAACTATCCTGTCATCCGCGAGGATAATGGATACGGTTTTACCCTCGGCTTCCAGCCGGGCACGTGTTTCTACCCATTCCGGCTCTGCCAGCGGGCCAGCGTCATCCAGCGCATCCGTGCGCCCGATTTTCCACCTCACCCCGTCTACCATGCCTTCCATTCCCCATCCGGTTAGAGAATGTACTTGCTCCACTGCGGGAAGCTCTCGCTGCCCCAATTCAGCTTCGGCTTTGGCTACAATCGCTCGTGCCAACGGATGCATGGAGTAGCTTTCTATTGCCGCGACAATGCGTAACAGTTCATTAACATCGTAGCCTGTGGCGGTAATCCAGTCGGTTACAACAGGCGAACCGATGGTCAGCGTACCTGTTTTGTCAAAGGCGACGACAGATGTCAGCGCCATATTTTCCACATGCGCACCACCTTTGAACAGGATGCCCCGACGGGCACGGTTGGAAATAGCCGACAGCATGACTGGCATAATGGACGACACGAGTGCGCATGGTGAGGCCACAACGAGAAATACCATTGCCTTGTAAAATGCCGCTGCCCACGTCCATCCCAATACCATTGGCGCACCTGCAATAACAATCAGCGTAACCGCAACAACAATTCGGGCGTAAATCGACTCGAACCTTTTGATAAACCGTTGGGAATCGGGGACCTCTGTCTGCGCTTCCTCCACCATACGGATGATTTTTGAAAATAGAGTGCCTTCGGAGGATTGACTAACCTCCACGTACAGCACGCCTTCCCCGTTAATGGTGCCCGCATATACCTCATCACCCGCCGCTTTGTTCACCGGAATGGATTCCCCGGTAATAGATGCCTGATTCACCGCCGAAACCCCCTTGGAAATCCGGCCATCCGCCGGAATCAGCTCGCCCGGCTTCACCAGCAGCAGATCACCCGGCAGCAGTTGCTCAATACCGACCGTTTCTGTCCCCTCGCGGGACAGACGCAAAGCCGTTTCCGGCTTCAACGCCATCAGCTCGGAAATATCCTTGCTGCTGCGCTCGGTGGTATAGCTCTCCAGTGCACCGCTGAGTGCAAAAATGAAGATCAGCATTGCTCCTTCATTCCAATAGCCAATAGCCGCAGCCCCCAATGACGCTGCGATCATGAGCAGGTTGACATCCAGTTCACGTTCACGGACCAGCGTCTCAATGCCTTCTCTAGCTTTAGACCAGCCACCTAGGGCGTAGGAAACCACATACAGGATGACCGCCAGCCATTGCGACCAATGCGAGACGCCCCATGCCATCAGCATAAGTGTTCCACTGCCCAGAGCAGCCTGCATCTCCTTGTTTTTCAGCATGCTTTTGAGCTGGAATTGTGGTTTGCGATTCGGGCCTGGCCGTCCGCTGCCGCTGTTTTTTGAAAGTATCCGATCAGAGGGAGACAATGTCTTTTGAAGTTGTTGAACTGCTTGCATCATGTCACATTCCTTTCCTTTTTTGTTCTTTGTTACTGCATCTCATTGAGAATGATATCCATTGTTAAGTGCCTTAAAATAGCACATGCTGCTTCGGGAAGCCCGAAACAGCATGTTTGGCAATGAGAATGATAATCATTTTTGCATTTATGCAATTATTTTGGTTTAGAGAAACTTTCGCTTTATTATAACCCTTTTCTTCTCCAGTTGTAAACCAACATTCGCCCAAATAAAAAAGATACCTGCGCAAACAGCGCAGATATCCTATATATTTTAAAAGCATGCTGTCATACGAATTGCGTGTTACCTTCGGGATTGGGCTACAGCGGAAACCGCTGGGCGGGGCTTTGTAGAGCAACAGAGCCTTGTTGCTGCTCTGCTTGTTGCAGCAGTCCGAAGCGTGCAGCCGCAAGACGTGCAACGGAAGCTGCTTTTTCCGGGCAAATCACGCCCGTTAGCCCGCTTCCCCAGATGGCAGCTTCATCCAGCGAATCGTGAATAACATCTAACGCCACCCATACGGGCAGCTCGGATTTCACACCCCGAATAGCGTGCGTCATGCATTTTATCGTTTCACTGGTGTTCTCAAAACTACCAGCAACGGGTTGATTCAACCGATGCACGGCCTCGCCATTATATGATGGAATCGGTGCGATTTCCAAAATCACCGCATCGGCAAAACGCGCCATATCTGCGGCTTGAACCGCCTGCTTGATCTGTTGCGCTTTCACTTCCGGCATGAGGTTGGCGCTGGCAGACTCATGAGACGGTTTGGCCTGCCTGTTCCATGTTTGGCTGACGTTGAGCTTCGAGGGGGCATCGACCGTCAAAAGCACGCCTACCCGATATGGAATGCACCGCAGGCGGCCGCATAAGGTCTGCTCCGCAACGCCGTCTATCCAGTCCCGGGTTGCCTGGAATTGGTTCACGCCAGCCGGATTGCGCACCACAATCTCCAACTGCGGTTCTCCCCCCCGCTGCACACTTCGCAACGCCGCACGCAGCAACGCCTCCAACTGCATATCTTGCAAGCTTCCGATGCCCACCGCATTGTTTTGTTCGATCAGGGCGATTGTGAGTGGTAATCCGTTCAGAGACTCGAACAAGCCTTCATACTCTGTTTCCAGCAGCCCGATAATTCGCCGGGACAGATGCTCACACAATCCGGGCAAGCCAGATGCCTGATTAAAGGCTTTGTACGTGTCTGATGCACGGGAGCCTGGAATAAGGAGGGGGTCAGGCTCCCCGTCAGGACCATGAATCGTATGCCCGGACTCTGCCGCGTCCAGATAGGCACGGCATAATTCAGCCACACGGCTGGACGACTGCGACAAGGGGCCGTGCAGAAGACTATAGCCATCAAGGCTGCCCATACTTAGCCCTATCGCTGACTCCTTGCTTGTATAATTCACATGGGCAGGATCATCAGCATAGATACGTATGAATGTACGCCTGTATTCATCGCCCCACTCCAGCAGTGTGGTCATCGCTTCCCTGTCATCGTTGCCGTTATTCAGCAGCATTTCCTCTATTAGCTCGGAGTCCGCAGCCAGCAACGCCTCCTCTTGACTGATCCTGCCCTGTTCGGCTAATCCGACCAGCCAGCCCAGCGGGTCTTCCTCCTGTGAGGCAGATACTTCACTGCACCCTGCCAGCACCGACTCGATAGCCAGTCTCTGTGCAGCAGCGACCTTACTCCCTGACTCGGGGTCATCGCAATCCCGACTGTTTTTTTCACTCAATAGTTCTGCGAATACATGCATCAGTTTAGCCTCCATGCTACAAATCCATCCTTTCTCCCGTCAGCAAGTTGGCACACACGAATTTGAGTATCCCACCATAAAAGAAAACGTTTACCTATTAGACGTCAAGTGGAATTCAAATGAGCCTTACCTGTAAGGTCCCTACCTTAACGTATTAGGCGCACCCCACATTTATACATATCTGTAGAACGACAGGAAAGCATAGATTAAACTGCAGCATGAAACGAAAAAAAACCCGGATTTCAAAGGATGAATACATCCGATGATAACCCGAGGGCATTGATTTTTTTATTCAAAAGAACGTACTTTCAGTACACGCATAACATTCAGTACGGCAAGAAGTGTTACGCCCACGTCGGAGAATACAGCCTCCCACATGGTAGCAATACCGAACGCACCCAAAGTGAGAAACACGGCTTTGACGCCTAGTGCAAATATAATATTCTGCCATACGATGCGGCGTGTACGCTTGGCGATATGAATCGCTGTAACCAATCTTGAAGGTTCGTCGTTCATGATCACGATATCCGCCGCCTCAATCGCGGCATCTGAACCCAAACCGCCCATCGCTACACCTACATCCGCCAGTGCAAGCACAGGGGTATCATTAATCCCGTCGCCCACGAACAAAATCTTGTCGCCCGCTTTTTTACTTGCAGACAGTTGTTCAATCGCTTCGGCTTTATTCTGGGGTAACAGCTCTGCACGTACTTCATCCAGACCCAACTGTCGTCCAACGGCCTCTGCAACCGTCCGGTTGTCACCTGTCAGCATGATCGTTTTCACTATACCCAGCTTTTTCAGTGAAGCAATCGTTCGTGCCGCGTCCTCCTTGACTTCATCCGAAATCAGGATGCATCCGGCATACGTTCCGTCTACAGCCACATGAACGACCGTTCCTTCATCCATCGTTCCTGCACGTTGTGCATCGTCAAAAGCAACTTGCTCCCGCTCCATCAGCTTCGCATTCCCGGCCAACACCAGACGACCATCTATCTGCGCTTGAATCCCATGACCGGAAATCTCGCTATATTGCTGTACCCGCTCGGCTTGAAGCTCCTTGCCATAGGAATCACGCAGGGATGCCGCAATAGGATGCGTGGAATGCAGCTCCGCCAAAGCAGCCGTTTCCAGCAGGCTTTCCTTCGTAAATTCTCCGGCGGGATAAATACCTGTTACACGGAAAACCCCTTTGGTGAGTGTACCTGTTTTATCAAAAACAGCA carries:
- a CDS encoding NADH-dependent flavin oxidoreductase is translated as MNQKYSRLFESFTFRNGITIKNSIVMAPMTTWSSNDDLTISDDEVKYYKQRVNGVGLVITGCTHVTPNGQGFTNEFAGYNDEFTPSLRKLAEAAKSGGAPAILQIFHAGNKAVPGLDAVSASALQPEVTNLGSTSETRELSHEEILSIIRAFGDTTRRAIEAGFDGVEIHGAHGFLIQNFWSPATNQRTDQWGGSLENRLRFPLAIIEEIKIVIEKHATKPFILGFRFSPEESSKVDGLRMKDTYELIDILVEQDLDYIHASLDNVSSKPVDSQDEKTRLELILERANGKVPVMAAGSIITPDDALKAMELGLPLVAIGHALIMDPNWVEKVANGREAEVDSELNVSKLNQLNIPEKLWNVFQEMPGWFNISK
- a CDS encoding heavy metal translocating P-type ATPase, with amino-acid sequence MQAVQQLQKTLSPSDRILSKNSGSGRPGPNRKPQFQLKSMLKNKEMQAALGSGTLMLMAWGVSHWSQWLAVILYVVSYALGGWSKAREGIETLVRERELDVNLLMIAASLGAAAIGYWNEGAMLIFIFALSGALESYTTERSSKDISELMALKPETALRLSREGTETVGIEQLLPGDLLLVKPGELIPADGRISKGVSAVNQASITGESIPVNKAAGDEVYAGTINGEGVLYVEVSQSSEGTLFSKIIRMVEEAQTEVPDSQRFIKRFESIYARIVVAVTLIVIAGAPMVLGWTWAAAFYKAMVFLVVASPCALVSSIMPVMLSAISNRARRGILFKGGAHVENMALTSVVAFDKTGTLTIGSPVVTDWITATGYDVNELLRIVAAIESYSMHPLARAIVAKAEAELGQRELPAVEQVHSLTGWGMEGMVDGVRWKIGRTDALDDAGPLAEPEWVETRARLEAEGKTVSIILADDRIVGMLALRDELRPQAQEAVRRLQAQGIQVVMLTGDRPETAAVIAAQAGVDAVYAGLMPEDKVNHIRMLREQYGHVVMVGDGVNDAPALAAATVGLGMGMHGSGAALEVADVVLMNDGIEEIAPTVALARKAQRVVKQNMIFAVSVILLLIISNFVQDIALPFGVIGHEGSTLLVILNGLRLLRS
- a CDS encoding MerR family transcriptional regulator, with the translated sequence MLYSMTYVVENLNVSAKTLRFYEEQGILPNISRDEKGRRVYSEQQIDWISFIRCLKETGMPLSKIKDYKELYELGNITYLQREEMLMQHKLEVQKKIDESFKHLEEINYKIAMYGLQKEEVMKNPNYNFKCHGLEIKTVN
- a CDS encoding winged helix-turn-helix domain-containing protein, producing the protein MIDLNSSVNLLHAFKDNQKMLNAIGDETRQAIIITLMQSAGTPGMRVGEITERTNLSRPAVLHHLTEKFVPSKELPANIALLRIQLVKMHVFKFELINLVASNLEPEKSMENRHSSKVRPD
- a CDS encoding PEP-utilizing protein; translated protein: MEAKLMHVFAELLSEKNSRDCDDPESGSKVAAAQRLAIESVLAGCSEVSASQEEDPLGWLVGLAEQGRISQEEALLAADSELIEEMLLNNGNDDREAMTTLLEWGDEYRRTFIRIYADDPAHVNYTSKESAIGLSMGSLDGYSLLHGPLSQSSSRVAELCRAYLDAAESGHTIHGPDGEPDPLLIPGSRASDTYKAFNQASGLPGLCEHLSRRIIGLLETEYEGLFESLNGLPLTIALIEQNNAVGIGSLQDMQLEALLRAALRSVQRGGEPQLEIVVRNPAGVNQFQATRDWIDGVAEQTLCGRLRCIPYRVGVLLTVDAPSKLNVSQTWNRQAKPSHESASANLMPEVKAQQIKQAVQAADMARFADAVILEIAPIPSYNGEAVHRLNQPVAGSFENTSETIKCMTHAIRGVKSELPVWVALDVIHDSLDEAAIWGSGLTGVICPEKAASVARLAAARFGLLQQAEQQQGSVALQSPAQRFPL
- a CDS encoding DHA2 family efflux MFS transporter permease subunit, whose protein sequence is MEQKMSIGRILSVLLLGAFISILNQTLLNVAIPHLMNDFNVSATTVQWLSTGYMLTNGILIPITAFMIESFGTRALFISAMGLFTAGSVVCAVSTGFAPMLVGRIIQASGAGIIMPVVMNVFLTVFPPEKRGAAMGTMGIAMMFAPAIGPTLSGWIVEHYSWRLLFLLVIPLAIIDILFAVRWLKNVSKLTYPHFDLLGTIFSTLGFGFLLYGFSSAGDKGWSSDTVVLTLAAGLVFIVMFVVRELNIRQPMLEFRVFKYDIFTVSTLVGATVNMTMFGGMLLLPIYLQNIRSFTPLQSGLLLLPGALLMGVMSPISGAIFDRIGARPLAIIGLIITAVTTWEFSLLTDATTYGHIMIIYTIRSFGMSLLMMSVQTEGLNQLPPHLGSHGTAMSNTVRQIAGSIGTAWLITVMSSRATIHLADYANVATTANVPLTEGVAELGQTLAQTAGVSTETGSALALQQVYRSAVTESTIHGINDAFIIATGIALAGLLFSLFLRRSIPRRR